The window ATCTTGACGTTGACGCCGAGATTGAGCGCCTGCTTGATCGTCTCGGCGCTGTCGTGCCTGGGCGGGTCGAGGAGCGGCAGAAGGCCGACGAACTCCCATGCCCCCCCGGAGCTGTCCTtgctcttctccggcacctcCTGCCTGGCTACCGCGAGGGACCGGAGGCCGCGCTCGGCGTACTTGTCGATGATGGCGTGCGCCTTGTTCTTGACATCGTCTCTGCAGTTGCACAGTTCCAAGATCTGCTCGGGAGCACCCTTGCTGACACGGTGCCACGTGCCGTCGGCGACGTCTTGGTAGGTGAGCGCGGTTCGCTTGTCGACGGGGTTGAAGGGGAGGAAGTGCATCTCCAGGATGCCAGCCCTGGCCTCCTTTGGGTCGGCGAGCATGCCGACCATGGCAGCGTCGATGGCATCCTGGTTCTCCACTCTGGATGCCATGGCGGCGAAAAGCAAGACCTCGTCCTTGGCGACGCCAACGGCGAACACCTCGATGAGGTTGCGGTCGACGCTGAGCTTGTTGAGGGTGAGCGTGCCCGTCTTGTCGCTGCAGAGCACGTCCATGCCGGCCATCTCCTCGATGGCCGTCATGCGCTTAGTGATGGCGCCCTGCTTCGACAGCCGGTGGGAGCCGATAGCCATGGTGACCGACAGCACAGTGGGCATCGCGATCGGGATGCCGCCGATGAGGAGCACGAGAAGGTTGTCGATGCCGTCGCGGTACCGGCGGTGCTGGATGAAGTACATGACGATGATCTCGACGATCATGCCGATGGCGATGGCGCCGATGCAGAAGTTGCCGATGGCGCGGAGCACCTTCTGGAAGTGGCCGACCTGGTTGGTGCTGTCGACGAGGTGCGCTGCCTTGCCGAAGAAGGTGTGCACGCCGGTGGCGATGACGACGGCCTCGATCTCGCCCTGCTTGCACGTGGAGCCCGAGTAGACGCTGTCGCCGGGGTTCTTGGTGACGGGCAGCGACTCGCCCGTGAGCGCCGACTGGTCGATCTTGAGCGGGTCTCCCTCGAGCAGGAGGCGCGCGTCGGCCGGGACaatgtcgccgagcttgatgctgATGATGTCGCCGGGCACGAGGATGGAGGCGTCCTGCTCGCTCCACCTGCCGTCGCGGAGCACCTTGGTCTTGGGGGCGAGGTTGGCCATGAGCGCCTTGGCCGAGCTGCCGGCGTTGCTCTCCTCGATGTAAGAGATGGTTGAGTTGAGCAGGAGCAGCGCGATGATGCCGACGAAGTCCTGCCAGTCCGGTGGCCTGCCGCCGCCGTTGGCCAGCGCGATGGCCATGATGGCCGCCACCTCCATCACCCACGACAGCGGGTTCCACATGAACCCCAGGAATTTGAGGATCTCGCTCTCCTGCGCACGCCATTGCCGTTAGAAACTTGCACGACGCAATCTATCTAGAAATCCTAACGAAGATGGTATAAATTTCAGCAACGAAATCAAGAACtaattcgcttcaaacaatatcCATCTAAGAAGTAATGAATTACACCGAACCTTTTTCTCTTCGAGTTTGTTGGGGCCGAAGACGGCGATGCGGTCCTGGCCATCCTTGGAGGTGAGGCCTGCCGGGCTGCACTGGAGGTTCTCGAACACCTCCTCCACAGGGATGTTCTCCTGCAATGCACGCACAGATTAGCCAAGAAAACGACTGGATTCGCATGCACTAACTGAATTTCATCTTCGGATAGAGACGGCTAATCAATGGCGCTGATAAGAGATTAGATGGGAAAAAGCGCGAGGTGGTTGTAGATCACAAAAAGTGCaaaaaaagagggagagaaacaaAGACGATCGGTGTGGTGCCGCTCAACTCGCCCGTGAAGCCAACAATAAAAGCACAGCCAGATCGATGCATCTTGGGTTACATGAACGATCCGTGAAGTGATAATGGCATAGAACAAGATTGGATCTACGCTTACATCTTCTCCATTAGAATTATCATTAGTAGGTTTAGAATTATCATTTAGCAGGTTTTCCTAATGATCTTTACACGATGCATAGAACATGTAACAACTTATAACAGATAAAAACACGCATAGAAAAGTTGGCAAGAACTCGCTTGCATTATACTGCAGGAAAACTAGCGAGGTTGGCTCACCAAGTCGACGGCCTCGTTCTTGATCCGCTCCAGAccttcggccgccgccgccgccatcttgCTCGCCGACGGGGAGCCCCGGAGGCCGCGGCGTCCAACTATGCACGTACGTATACGTAGTATCCAAACCGAAGGTGGGGCTTTTGCCGAAGCAGCCGCGTTTGGTTTTATAGCTGGATGGATGGAAGGACGGTGGGGGCGTCGTGTGGGCCACTCCGTCCTATTCAAATCAGCTACCACCAGATTTACTCCTTATCCCATTCCCtcaaaaacgaaaaaaaaaatTCCTTATCTCTTCTTCTGCTTTTACTTTGTCGTTGTTGATTGACGATGTAAGTCTGGTTTAATTTAATAAAGTAAGCCATGATGTCAATTCCTAAAAAAGTAAAGTTTATTAATATTTTTCagtttgtgaatattttttaaatttgatACCTTTATTTCAAATTCGCAAACTTTTTGAAATCTACGTTTAAAaaatcatgttactttaatttgAGAAAACTTAAATATTTTGTAAATGTGTGTACATCTTTTGATTTGATGAACTTTTCATATAATAATACGGTAGCCGGCTTTTTATGAGCTAGCAGTGGAGTGAGCGAAAATAAAACCTGGGCGAGGGGAACTTTGTGGGCTGATCCATGTGAACATAATAGCAGCAATTTACTATTTCAGCGTGGAATATGAGCTCCCAAGATGATCTAGAAAAAGGCTTTCAAGAGGCTCACACAACAACCATCGGCTCACACCAAGGCCGAAACATGCAAAGACACTACAATCACACATCATCCGATTCCACTCTCTCATTTCAGAACAAACAATATCTCTAACAACGGTTCATCACGATATACGAATGAAAAAAACATGGTCAGAACATAATTAAAACCCAACCCAACACAGATAAAAGAAAAATACCGACCATACTAACCCGTTAGAGAAAAAACGACATCCCACCAATGAAGAACGGGGCAGCAAAGCATGGCTTAGCCTCCAGTGATAAAGTAAACGTCAGTGATCTTTGCTTCTTCAAATGTGTATCAAAGGCAACTTTGACGAGCATGTCCTTGGTAATAAAAGTGGCTCATGGGAAGTTTCCTAATTCGAGCCATGCGTGTATGCATGCTGCTGGCCGGGCACCACACAGAGGCAAGGGATATACTCCAAATGGACCATATATATTCACATGTGTAGACGCTTTGCTTGTCCTCTCGTACATACCCTTTATTCTTAGCTCGGGTGCCCTAGCTACGTGCCTCTTGTCCAGCCACTTTGGCTGGCCATCCCTTTCTTGTCGAATCATTCCTAGCTTGGTTATTTGCAGTGCAAAGAGAAGCGAACATCCATACCAACACGCAAAGATGGGTGCATAGATAAAAAAAAACTAGTACGGACATAGATTCCAGCTTTCCGTTCCATAATCTATTACTTGCTTTATTAAAACGTTTTTCAAGCATGCATTTATAGATATAAGAATGTATGCAGGGTTGTAGTGTAACACAGCTGCCGCGACAACGAGAGAGAAAGAAGAACAAGAGGAGGCTCGTTTTGACTCTGGGGTGCATATGCTCCCTAATGAACAataaattcaaaataaataataaataaaatttATAATTCTGTTTTTCTGTAGATGGTCTTGGTAGTGTAACAAGTCTGCTTGTCAATTTTCATGCGAAATGGGTTGACGGTGCTTTGTCGgtgaaaaaaacaaaaataaatgtAAAATTTGAAGGTAACATTTGTTGTTCGACATTTTTTTTGCAGATATCAAAATACTTAAGCTTTCCTGCCGACAATTTGCAGGTAGCgttttggtgtgacaatgaacgcatatttttttcaatttttttgaacatatgcaaaaaaaaaacatttttggTGGGCAGAAGCATATGCTCTGAAGAGCCAAATTGGATTTCCAAAACAAGAGGTCTATTATTTGTCCGATTAACAATGAATTCACACACAAGTTTTTTCTCTAGGGTTTGCTAGAGACAAGGCGACTAGGAGGCAACTAGCTCTTACAGCGAGAGGGTAGCACAACCCTGGATCCTAGTGTCCCAGTTCGTTTCTCATAAGTTCTTCGCCATGGATGAAGTTGGGCACTCACGACGATGGGAATAAGGGCAGCTTCAACGCTATACCTCAAACCGCCCCTAAACATTTGGACTGCGGTGCCCTgatgtttttttttttgccatCCAACGCCGTGTCTCAAATGTTTGAACGCCCATGTCCGTGGGGCAGGAACGGGCGTCACCTTTTCGTTTGATGAAGACATCGCCTCAAGTCTTTGTTAAAGTCTTCTTGGTGATGTTTAAATTTGCTCATTGCCTGTTTGATTCATCTTCCTGCTAATAAATACTATCAAAGATATCTACCTTTTCTTGTTTTACTTGCTCAACAATTTTACACTTTTCTTTTACCTTTCTGAATTCATTCATGTTTTCAACATGGTAAACTTTTTCTGAGAACTTAGTTGGTTCTTCAGTATACCTTTCTTTGCTGCAAGCACCATCGCATGTGTTAGGAAGGTGACCGCCTCATCCAAGTTCTTTGTTTCCCTCCAGAAATCAGAGAACTTCATGTTCAACTTCTCCATTTCCTCTCCGATGGCTATGTTTTTTGTTCCTTCGCCCGACGCCTTGGTTTCGTTAAGGCTCGTCATTGCTGAGAGGGCATTTCCCGACTTAAGTGTTTTGGTGTTGATGACAACGCAATTTGCGGACTAACCGTGTGCCTAAGCTACCCATGTATTATTATACGACACAAGACGGTTGGACACCCCTCCAGATGGAAAAGAGCGAATACGGCATTTCCGACGCATTTTATTTCTTTGGTTGTAGGAAAtccatactattaagagggggtccgcatcGGAAGGTAGAGGTGGATTCAAACATGTACACAAATACATATTGCACTCACGATATAGCCTTTCATTTTGAGGAGAGACTCAACATGGCACCCGCAGGGTTCGGGTGCAGGTAATGCTCAACAAAACCCGCACCAAACCCGTACCTGTACCCGCACCCGCACCTTGGGTTTCATATTGTTCCCATACCCGTACCCGGCCGGGTGCGAGTAATACCCATGGGTAAAAATACACATCTCCGTCACCTTTGAATTCACATTTTACCATGTATAATTACAATATTTCTGTATGTCAAACACAACATTTAAGCATGTATATGTAGCATTTCAGGCGAGGCGAGATGGGGAGATGGGGTTTGTGTCCTGTAAGTGGGACGACACAATGGGTGGGTGAGGGGAGGGGACTTTGTGTGCGGGTTGGGGTTGGGTTAGGCGAGGGTTTTCCCTTTACTAGTGAATGACATAGGGAACCTACCAACAAGATGTACTAATATGCGGGTAGGCGGGTACATGGGTATGGGTATTGCCTTCCCATACCCATACACGCCTTACCCGTTGGGTACATTTTTTCCCATTTAGAAACCCATGGGTATTTAACTTTCCCAAACACTTATCCAACTAGGGTTTTTACCCGTCCGGTTCACGGGTAGCGGGTACCCATTGCCATATGCAGGAGAGACCCTCAAGTCTAACTACCACATGAGATTGCACCCAAGCGATCGTGACTCTGAGCTCCAGTTGTACCACTCCCTTAGCGGATAGTGCACCTCGGAGCCCTGCTCTTGGCGGTTGTACCGGCTACTATGGCGGTTGTCCCGCTTAGTCCTTGAACGATACTACCGACCCTAGTACCTCTCTAACTACCGCCGGAAGGGTGATTTGTagatgtctagagggggggggggtgattagactacttgaccaaataaaaccCAACATTTCCCCAATTTTAGTTGTAGGCGGATTTTAGCAATTCTACCAAGTCAAGTATcaccctacacatgcaattctaagaatGTAGCAgtggaaagtaaaacattgcacgTGTAAGTAAAGGAGGGGTTCGGAGATTGCAAACGCAATGAAGACACGatgatttttggcatggttccgataggtggtgctattgtatgtccatgttgatggagacttcaacccacggagGGTAACGGTTGCGGGAGTCCatagagggctccacccacaaagggtcaACGAAGAAGTAACCTTGTATATTCCACTATGGCTTACGTCCACGAAGGActagcctcactcgggtagatcttcacgaagtaggcgatctccttgcccttacaaactccttggttcaactccacatgatCTTAGAGGCTCCAATGTGACACCTAACCAACCTAGGAGACaacactctccaaaaggtaatagatgttgtgttggtgatgaaatccttgctcttgtgcttcaaatgatagtctcctcaacactcaatctctctctcacGGATTTGGCTTGGGTAGGATAAGGATTAGAGTGGAAAACAACTTAAagaggctagaaatcaaggttcagatggtaggaatggaatctcttgatctcaacacatgagcaGGTGGTTCTCTCAAagaaaatgaatggtggaagtTGTGTTTCGTCCTGATGGCTCTCCCACTGAGTaagagggggtggaggggtataaatAGCCTCCAAtgaaatccaaccgttacacacatttgaccaaACTCGCTGGCACCGACTGGAATTCTCGGTGATACCAACCTATGCAAAAGATATGAACGTTGGAGGTCTCGATGGGACCGAATGGatcatctcggtgggaccgaagtgCAATGGCAAAGGCAGAACCACGTCTCGGTAATTCCGATCAGTTTCACTCGGTGATTCCGAAATGAAGTGATTTCATCACAAAAACTTGGTCAGGCCATCTTGGTGGGACCGAGAGCcatttcggtcagaccgaaatgctaGGGTATTGGCTGTGGCAGTAGGAGGATCATCTCGGTGGGTCCGGAATGGAATGtatcggtgggaccgacatgatgaATTGGGGTTTCGGACAGATGTGTTTTGGGAAAGTGTCTGACAGTTTTTGGAGCAATTTTACTGAGCACTTTGAGCAACGACCTCATCAACAATacctcacccccttttaatagtattggctttcctaagggactcaatgtgatcttggatcactaaaccaaaaatgtagagtcttgggGTAGCCAACTTTGTTCTTCACATTTTGAGCGGTCCACATCCATTAGtacatgccatgccaatcattgatcTTTTCTGAAGTCTATCATCAATGTTCATTAGATCAATGACATATATGTTGTTATTAATTActaaaaccacccggggatttgTTGCACTTTCATGAATCCTCTCGGTGTGGGGCAGCGGTACACGACGGTGGCTGGATGATTGTTCCAGTTATTTTCATAATATTCCCCTAGCGGCAGTACTGCACGGGACTCAACTAGCCACTGGTGCATGCTTGTGGGGGTGGTTGTATCATCGCATGTACCACCCCAACTACCGCTTGAGGGTGATTCCTCCCGGTTTGGTGGCACGATACTGGGTAGTGGTGAAAGGACCACGATGttgcctagaggggggggggtgaattaaaagtcatttttttaacttctatggatttggctttatcctaatgAGGAAATAAACTAAGAGGATACTTGCCAAGCACAAATACTAAATATATTAGGCTCAATTAAGTGCATCAGTGACTTAATCTAAAAGAGATGAGCACAACAAGGATACTAACAAGCACAAGTAAGTTACACAAACTTACTTGAGCAATATCACAAGGGAAGTGTATGACACAAATTAGCAATTCACAATAagcacaagatatatcaataGTAGCAAGTATGAATTGCAAAATGTAAAGTGTAGGCCTAAATAACCTCTACAAGGAAATAGCCAATACAATATAATGAGGACAATGAGATATAGTGAATCCACGGTCAAGTGACCAAAGTAAACCACAAGTAGAGAAATGGGGTTAGGGATAACCGAAGTCACAGAGACAAGGATGTATCCCGATGTTCACTTTCTTGGAGGGAAGCtagtcaccgttagagaggtggatgttaccataaaggcacaccaacgccatgaaggctcaccctattcttcTTAAGATATCACCACGAAGGCGATTCCCAACCACTAGTGATAGACCTTGAGGCGgcctccaaaccttcacaaacttttCGAGGGACAAATAAAAAGTTGATTCCTCACAGGagtaggagtctccaacctccaagagtaactaGATCAAGCGGGAAATACTCAAGACATTCTCAAATCACGAATTGCTTCGGTCAAAAGCAAGAGAAGGATTGGATCTATGCTTGGGTGAAATCTCTCTCAATAACTCTCACAAATCTCTCCGGGATCTAAGATTTGAAGTAGGAGAAAGGAGAGGGAGCTTTTCTTAGATGTGGGTCAATATTTGTGTTGCTCAACCCCTCCACGAAGTGGtgaaggggtatatataggctaGTAGGAAAACTGGTCATTTGTCATGTTTTTCTGTAAGTGCCCGGATGTACGGGTAGCAACCCGGATGATATGGGTAGGGACCCGGATGATCTGGCCAGGTCAACTTAGCACAGCCATGTAGAGGAGTCCGGACgttctggggggggggggtacttcAGATGAATAATACACGTGTGGCTGTGCACGAGGAACCCTGGGCAATGCCCGGACGATCCGACTACTTGTCTGGAAAATAATATATTTTTGTAGCTCTATTTTATTAGCAACTGAATATATAGCTCATGTTCATGTCATGTGCAACACACCCGAGTATGGTGTTAAGCATGTCTTTGTACAACGGACTTCTTTGATGAATCACACTCTCTTTCCTGGTAATTATGTGATGTATCAAGTGACCTGCTATTTTACTCTTATTTGTACATGATTCCCTATTAAACCCTGAATATCAATGGATTGGTTATTCGTTTGCTTGTGTTATGGATTTTCAATCAGTTTTGTGTATATATAGATATGCAAGCTTCAGATACATAATATGTAGTTTGTAAAATTAGGATGCTATTGCTTGGGCTGACACGCCTCATACTGATATTATTAGTTTGTAGTTGAGTTCTCATCTGCCAATGTAGTAGATATTTTTTAGCTTTATGAATTTTCAGAACAGTTATGTGTATATTTACTGTAATAAACCGCTATCCAACACCcccatttttatttttttagacCCATTTTTTCAGAAGCCCACTAACAACAAGTTTTTACAGAAATTCATGCATGTGTACCACTGTAGTAGTAGCCAAAAGTGTCTTGATTCTCTgtaaaaaaatatattttagTGTTTTCCTTCAATTCCCTTTTTTATTCAGAAAGGAGATTTTTTTGGACTTCACAAATGACAGTGCTCATGATGTTAGACTAGAACTTTTACAGAATTTAATTTCTTTTCTTCAGACTATAAACAACACTACACAGGAAATCCACAAATCAACTACTCATGCAAGGGAGAATCAggtttttttgttgttgttgtttgatTCGAATTGTTTACTACTGCATGAATGGGTGTATAGACCTAacttctactccctctgttcctaaatataag is drawn from Aegilops tauschii subsp. strangulata cultivar AL8/78 chromosome 1, Aet v6.0, whole genome shotgun sequence and contains these coding sequences:
- the LOC109786908 gene encoding plasma membrane ATPase produces the protein MAAAAAEGLERIKNEAVDLENIPVEEVFENLQCSPAGLTSKDGQDRIAVFGPNKLEEKKESEILKFLGFMWNPLSWVMEVAAIMAIALANGGGRPPDWQDFVGIIALLLLNSTISYIEESNAGSSAKALMANLAPKTKVLRDGRWSEQDASILVPGDIISIKLGDIVPADARLLLEGDPLKIDQSALTGESLPVTKNPGDSVYSGSTCKQGEIEAVVIATGVHTFFGKAAHLVDSTNQVGHFQKVLRAIGNFCIGAIAIGMIVEIIVMYFIQHRRYRDGIDNLLVLLIGGIPIAMPTVLSVTMAIGSHRLSKQGAITKRMTAIEEMAGMDVLCSDKTGTLTLNKLSVDRNLIEVFAVGVAKDEVLLFAAMASRVENQDAIDAAMVGMLADPKEARAGILEMHFLPFNPVDKRTALTYQDVADGTWHRVSKGAPEQILELCNCRDDVKNKAHAIIDKYAERGLRSLAVARQEVPEKSKDSSGGAWEFVGLLPLLDPPRHDSAETIKQALNLGVNVKMITGDQLAIAKETGRRLGMGTNMYPSSALLGQSVHESIVSLPVDELIEKADGFAGVFPEHKYEIVKKLQQMKHICGMTGDGVNDAPALKKADIGIAVADATDAARSASDIVLTEPGLSVIISAVLTSRAIFQRMKNYTIYAVSITIRIVLGFMLIALIWKFDFSPFMILVIAILNDGTIMTISKDRVKPSPHPDSWKLPEIFITGIVYGAYLAVTTVVFFFAMTSTDFFSEKFHVRSLRGNKDAMMSALYLQVSIISQALIFVTRSRRWCFQERPGLWLCFAFVVAQIIATVIAVYCNLPFAHIRGIGWGWAGVIWLYSIITFIPLDLFKFAIGYALSGKAWDTLFENKIAFTNKKDYGKEKRELQWATAQRTLHGLPTADPDSTPQERSNYGELSEIAEQAKRRAEMARLRELSTLKGRVESAVRLKGLDMETVDNHHYTV